Proteins encoded by one window of Geobacter sp. DSM 9736:
- the cysK gene encoding cysteine synthase A: MGRVYADNSQSIGNTPLVQLNHLTKGAKATILAKIEGRNAAYSVKDRIGANMIWDAEQRGVLKPGVEIIEPTSGNTGIALAYVAAARGYKLTLTMPETMSIERRRVLAALGANLLLTPGPEGMKGAVAKAEEIAASDPQRWFLPQQFKNPANPAVHEKTTGPEIWNDTDGKIDVLVSGVGTGGTITGISRYIKNTRGKKILSVAVEPKESPVLTQKLAGQELKPGPHKIQGIGAGFIPDTLDLSIVDRVEQVSSDDAIEFARRLSREEGLLVGISSGGAVAAAVRLAFDPEFEGKTIVVVLPDGAERYLSTALFEGI, encoded by the coding sequence ATGGGACGCGTCTATGCGGACAACTCGCAGTCTATCGGCAACACTCCACTGGTTCAGCTGAACCACTTGACGAAGGGAGCCAAGGCCACCATTCTTGCCAAGATCGAAGGGCGAAACGCAGCGTATTCGGTAAAGGACCGGATTGGCGCCAACATGATATGGGATGCCGAGCAGCGCGGGGTCCTCAAGCCGGGGGTCGAGATCATCGAGCCCACCAGCGGTAACACTGGGATCGCCCTCGCCTACGTTGCGGCTGCGCGCGGTTACAAGCTGACCCTCACCATGCCGGAGACGATGAGCATCGAACGCAGGCGTGTGCTAGCGGCTCTTGGCGCCAACCTTCTCCTCACGCCGGGACCTGAGGGGATGAAAGGTGCTGTCGCCAAGGCCGAGGAAATTGCGGCTTCCGACCCCCAGCGCTGGTTCCTGCCGCAGCAGTTCAAGAATCCTGCAAATCCGGCTGTTCACGAGAAGACTACGGGGCCTGAGATCTGGAACGACACCGACGGAAAGATCGACGTCCTCGTTTCGGGTGTAGGCACCGGCGGTACGATCACCGGCATCTCCCGCTACATCAAGAACACACGAGGGAAGAAGATCCTTTCCGTCGCCGTCGAGCCGAAGGAGAGCCCGGTGCTTACCCAGAAGCTCGCAGGGCAGGAGCTCAAGCCCGGCCCCCACAAGATCCAGGGGATCGGCGCAGGGTTCATCCCGGATACCCTTGATCTTTCCATCGTCGACCGGGTGGAGCAGGTTTCCAGTGATGATGCCATTGAGTTTGCAAGACGTCTCTCCCGGGAGGAAGGTCTTCTTGTAGGCATATCTTCCGGCGGGGCGGTGGCTGCTGCGGTTCGCCTCGCATTCGATCCGGAATTCGAAGGAAAGACGATCGTTGTTGTTCTCCCGGATGGTGCCGAGCGGTATCTCTCCACTGCACTTTTCGAGGGAATCTGA
- the thiS gene encoding sulfur carrier protein ThiS — translation MQLTVNGKPAIIEGKDSLGIQALLEELKVKDALYVTVELNGEIVDRADFDGTIVKDGDTLEFLYFMGGGRG, via the coding sequence ATGCAGCTGACTGTAAACGGCAAACCCGCAATCATCGAAGGAAAGGACTCTCTGGGCATCCAGGCGCTCCTGGAGGAACTCAAGGTGAAGGATGCGCTCTACGTGACCGTGGAGCTTAACGGCGAGATCGTCGACCGCGCCGACTTCGACGGGACCATCGTGAAAGATGGCGACACCCTGGAATTTCTTTATTTCATGGGCGGGGGAAGAGGGTAG
- a CDS encoding Rrf2 family transcriptional regulator has product MISMRSKYALKALSFLAKSKGKDTFLISELAEAENIPKKFLEAILLTLKSQGILSSRKGPGGGYSLAKAPSTITIGSIIRAFEGDLAPVQCLSETSTGVCPECVDGPTCGTRLVMGDVHSAVTSVIDSVTLADMVERSEFERQKLLQQMDYAI; this is encoded by the coding sequence ATGATCTCGATGCGCAGCAAATATGCCCTGAAGGCGTTGAGCTTTCTCGCAAAATCGAAGGGAAAGGATACGTTCCTCATTTCCGAGCTTGCCGAGGCCGAGAACATTCCGAAGAAATTCCTAGAGGCAATCCTGCTGACGCTTAAAAGTCAGGGTATACTCAGCAGCAGGAAAGGCCCCGGCGGCGGCTATTCTCTTGCAAAAGCACCCTCAACCATAACGATAGGCAGTATCATACGTGCTTTTGAAGGAGACCTTGCCCCTGTTCAATGTCTTTCCGAGACATCCACCGGAGTCTGCCCCGAGTGCGTAGATGGGCCGACTTGCGGCACCAGGCTTGTGATGGGTGATGTGCACAGTGCGGTTACATCGGTTATCGATTCGGTGACGCTTGCCGATATGGTGGAACGGAGCGAGTTCGAGCGGCAGAAGCTTCTTCAGCAGATGGACTACGCCATCTAA
- the cysD gene encoding sulfate adenylyltransferase subunit CysD, producing the protein MEKSMSNNLTHLQQLEAESIHIIREVVAEFSNPVMLYSIGKDSAVMLHLARKAFYPAPPPFPLLHVDTTWKFRDMITFRDRMVAECGLELLVYTNQDGVNRGVTPFTHGSALYTDIMKTEGLKQALDKYKFDAAFGGARRDEEKSRAKERIFSFRSANHRWDPKNQRPELWSLYNTRVKPGESIRVFPLSNWTELDVWQYIHLENIPIVPLYYAAVRPVVERDGMLIMVDDERLELKPGETVQYKSVRFRTLGCYPLTGAVESEADTLPQIIQEMLLTRTSERQGRLIDHDQAGSMEKKKQEGYF; encoded by the coding sequence ATGGAGAAAAGTATGAGTAACAACCTGACCCACCTGCAGCAGCTCGAAGCCGAGTCGATCCACATCATCCGTGAGGTCGTTGCCGAGTTCTCGAATCCGGTGATGCTCTACTCCATCGGGAAGGACTCGGCGGTGATGCTGCATCTGGCGCGCAAGGCCTTTTACCCGGCGCCGCCTCCGTTTCCGCTGCTCCACGTGGACACCACCTGGAAGTTCCGCGACATGATTACCTTCCGCGATCGGATGGTCGCGGAATGCGGCCTCGAGCTCCTCGTGTATACCAACCAGGACGGGGTCAACCGGGGGGTCACCCCTTTTACACACGGCTCAGCCCTCTATACCGACATCATGAAGACGGAGGGGCTCAAGCAGGCGCTCGACAAGTACAAGTTCGATGCGGCTTTTGGCGGGGCGCGCAGGGACGAGGAGAAATCACGTGCGAAGGAGCGTATCTTCTCCTTCCGCAGCGCGAACCACCGCTGGGACCCGAAGAACCAGCGCCCCGAGCTCTGGAGCCTCTACAACACCCGGGTGAAGCCCGGCGAGAGCATCAGGGTGTTCCCCCTCTCCAACTGGACGGAGCTCGACGTCTGGCAGTACATTCACCTGGAAAACATCCCCATCGTTCCCCTCTACTACGCGGCGGTCAGGCCGGTGGTCGAGCGGGACGGGATGCTCATCATGGTGGACGACGAGCGTCTCGAGCTGAAGCCGGGTGAGACGGTGCAGTACAAGTCGGTCCGGTTCCGGACGCTGGGTTGCTATCCGCTCACCGGCGCTGTCGAGTCTGAGGCCGACACGCTGCCGCAGATCATCCAGGAGATGCTCCTCACCCGCACATCGGAGCGGCAGGGGCGCCTCATCGATCATGATCAGGCGGGAAGCATGGAGAAGAAGAAGCAAGAGGGTTATTTTTAA
- a CDS encoding molybdopterin-synthase adenylyltransferase MoeB has product MLTEDQIQRYSRHIILKEVGGKGQMKLLNGKVLIIGAGGLGAPIALYLAAAGVGTIGIADADTVDVTNLQRQVIHFTDDVGKPKVQSAAEKMRAINPDVNVRTYEEWISAANIAQIIADYDFVIDGTDNFAAKFLINDACILGNKPYSHGGILQFDGQTITIVPGESACYRCIFPTPPPKDAIPTCSQAGVIGVLPAVIGSIQATEAVKYLLGKGELLTGRLLTYNALKMKFRDVTIRRSTRCPVCGENPTVTELKDELDAMNVCDLEK; this is encoded by the coding sequence ATGCTTACAGAAGACCAGATCCAGCGTTATTCCCGCCACATCATCCTCAAGGAGGTCGGTGGTAAGGGTCAGATGAAGCTCCTCAACGGAAAGGTGCTCATCATCGGGGCCGGCGGTCTCGGGGCTCCCATCGCCCTCTATCTGGCCGCGGCCGGGGTCGGCACCATCGGGATCGCCGATGCCGACACCGTCGACGTGACCAACCTCCAGCGCCAGGTGATCCATTTCACAGACGACGTGGGGAAGCCGAAGGTACAATCGGCTGCTGAGAAGATGCGGGCGATTAACCCCGACGTGAACGTGCGGACCTACGAGGAGTGGATATCCGCCGCCAACATCGCGCAGATCATCGCCGACTACGACTTCGTCATCGACGGCACCGACAACTTCGCCGCGAAATTTCTCATCAACGACGCGTGCATCCTCGGGAACAAGCCGTATTCCCATGGCGGGATCCTCCAGTTCGACGGCCAGACCATCACCATCGTGCCGGGTGAGTCGGCGTGCTACCGCTGCATCTTCCCGACCCCGCCTCCGAAGGACGCGATCCCCACATGTTCCCAGGCCGGGGTTATCGGGGTTCTTCCGGCGGTGATCGGCTCGATCCAGGCCACCGAGGCGGTGAAGTATCTCCTCGGCAAAGGCGAGCTCCTCACGGGGCGGCTCCTCACCTACAACGCCCTCAAGATGAAGTTCCGCGACGTCACCATCCGCCGAAGCACCCGCTGCCCGGTCTGCGGGGAGAACCCCACCGTCACCGAGCTGAAGGATGAGCTCGATGCGATGAACGTCTGCGATCTGGAGAAATAG
- a CDS encoding DASS family sodium-coupled anion symporter: protein MEQITFDKPLKVDRRPIWLILFDRTFHYQIFGGLILLCAFLFNLTPPQGLTVQGYHAMILFGATVFLWVSGLLPLAVTSLVAMAMIPLLGIMEAKKTYAMFGNEAVFFILGAFILAAAMTGSGLSTRLARGMLATFGKTPTRLALTVYLLCAFLSFCMSEHAVAAMMFPIVAEISQSLRLDGERGSYGKLLFMSIAWGCVIGGIATFLGGARAPLAVGMLRETTGLDFSFFEWTMAAIMIVIPLLAIGFMLLLKLFPQDIASVDEGLRFLNRKRLEAGRMSYDEMIVAVVMVATILAWIFFGKALGLAAIATLAVAVLFTCRVVSWQAIEEYVNWGVILMYGGAIAIASALEKTGAAQWLAGKGLAGLGHSPFMVITIISLISLLLTECISNAAVIAILLPIGISLAKSMGMDPRVMTLAVTLPAGLAYCLPMGTPANAIVYSSGFLKGREMIVSGLVIMTISWLLFLASARFVWPLLGFKI, encoded by the coding sequence ATGGAACAGATTACCTTCGACAAACCGCTCAAGGTGGACCGGCGCCCGATCTGGCTCATCCTGTTCGACCGCACCTTCCACTACCAGATCTTCGGCGGGCTGATCCTGCTGTGTGCATTCCTGTTCAACCTGACCCCTCCCCAGGGGCTCACGGTCCAGGGGTACCACGCGATGATCCTCTTCGGTGCCACCGTGTTTCTCTGGGTGTCGGGGCTGCTCCCACTTGCCGTCACCTCGCTCGTGGCAATGGCGATGATTCCGCTCCTGGGGATCATGGAAGCAAAGAAGACCTACGCCATGTTCGGCAACGAGGCAGTCTTCTTCATACTCGGAGCCTTCATCCTCGCGGCGGCGATGACCGGGTCCGGCCTTTCCACCCGCCTCGCCCGGGGCATGCTGGCGACCTTCGGCAAGACTCCCACGAGGCTCGCCCTGACGGTATACCTCCTCTGCGCCTTTCTCTCGTTCTGCATGAGCGAGCATGCCGTGGCTGCGATGATGTTTCCCATCGTGGCGGAGATCAGCCAGAGTCTCCGGCTCGACGGCGAGCGGGGGAGCTACGGAAAGCTTCTTTTCATGAGCATAGCCTGGGGATGTGTCATCGGCGGGATCGCCACCTTCCTCGGCGGCGCGCGGGCGCCGCTGGCGGTCGGGATGCTTCGGGAGACCACCGGGCTCGACTTCTCCTTTTTCGAATGGACGATGGCGGCGATCATGATCGTGATCCCGCTTCTCGCAATCGGGTTCATGCTGCTGCTCAAGCTCTTTCCACAGGATATAGCCAGCGTCGACGAGGGGCTCAGGTTTCTTAACCGAAAGAGGCTCGAAGCGGGACGGATGAGCTATGACGAGATGATCGTGGCGGTGGTGATGGTCGCAACCATCCTTGCCTGGATCTTTTTCGGCAAAGCACTCGGGCTTGCCGCAATAGCCACACTGGCTGTTGCAGTCCTCTTCACCTGCCGGGTCGTCTCGTGGCAGGCGATCGAGGAGTACGTGAACTGGGGCGTCATCCTCATGTACGGTGGCGCGATAGCCATCGCCTCGGCCCTCGAGAAGACAGGTGCGGCGCAGTGGCTGGCCGGGAAGGGGTTGGCGGGTCTGGGCCACTCCCCGTTCATGGTGATCACTATCATCTCGCTCATTTCCCTGCTTCTGACCGAATGCATCAGCAACGCCGCCGTGATCGCGATCCTCCTCCCCATCGGGATCAGCCTTGCGAAGAGCATGGGAATGGACCCGCGGGTGATGACCCTGGCGGTGACACTCCCCGCGGGGCTTGCCTACTGTCTCCCGATGGGGACGCCTGCCAACGCAATCGTGTATTCATCGGGATTCCTGAAAGGACGGGAGATGATCGTCTCGGGTCTCGTGATCATGACGATCTCGTGGCTGCTCTTTCTCGCGTCGGCCCGGTTCGTCTGGCCGCTTCTTGGATTCAAGATCTGA
- a CDS encoding M67 family metallopeptidase, which translates to MLTIPKMIYDALVEHARRDFPLEACGILGGSDGVVTEHYAMTNTDKSNEHFMMDPKEQFAVVKDLRGKGKGMVAIYHSHPETPARPSEEDIRLALTPDVSYVIVSLAGPEPVVRSFKITEGISTEEEVLIQ; encoded by the coding sequence ATGCTCACCATCCCGAAGATGATCTATGATGCCCTCGTCGAGCACGCGCGCAGAGACTTCCCGCTGGAAGCCTGCGGCATCCTCGGGGGGAGTGACGGTGTCGTCACCGAACACTACGCGATGACCAACACCGACAAGAGCAACGAGCACTTCATGATGGACCCGAAGGAGCAGTTCGCGGTGGTGAAGGACCTGAGGGGGAAGGGGAAGGGCATGGTGGCGATCTACCACTCCCACCCGGAGACCCCGGCGCGCCCCTCCGAAGAGGACATCCGGCTCGCGCTTACCCCGGATGTCTCTTACGTGATCGTTTCGCTGGCGGGCCCGGAGCCTGTTGTGAGGTCGTTCAAGATCACCGAGGGGATCAGTACCGAAGAGGAAGTTTTAATTCAGTAA
- a CDS encoding sulfurtransferase TusA family protein translates to MNTIDLRGVACPTNFVKAKLALEMVETGETVQFLIDDGEPVKNVPRSLKAEGHKLLGLKQAEEGHYVLELEKGEE, encoded by the coding sequence ATGAACACAATCGATCTGAGGGGCGTCGCATGCCCCACGAACTTCGTAAAGGCAAAGCTTGCTCTCGAAATGGTCGAGACGGGGGAAACGGTCCAGTTTCTCATCGACGACGGCGAGCCGGTTAAAAACGTCCCCCGCAGCCTGAAGGCCGAGGGGCACAAGCTCCTCGGGCTCAAGCAGGCCGAGGAGGGGCACTACGTCCTCGAACTGGAGAAGGGGGAGGAGTAG
- a CDS encoding 4Fe-4S dicluster domain-containing protein, which translates to MSQQPTKIDLGNLKAGGFIKERGKDLFTVRLRIPGGRLPIDRLKKIAEVAEKFGGEFVHLSVRQSIELINVNFKDFDAVVAELGEADQKVASCGARVRVPTACGGCEYNPNGLVDTQKSALEVNEKLFGIPTAHHKFKVGFAGCPFDCPKSATNDVGFQGAIWPELDRDGCISCGICAKSCTDGALKMGEDGKPVFDAERCTWCGDCVKVCPTEAWKAAKCGYTVRIGGKWGRNPLIGTLYATFLPEEKAVDFIASVLAWYKEKAEGKGRIRIGDIILQEGADSLLEHLRREFPDFVVEKTIPPQIVETQVGTRS; encoded by the coding sequence ATGTCCCAGCAGCCCACCAAAATCGATCTCGGCAACCTCAAGGCCGGCGGCTTCATCAAGGAGCGCGGAAAGGACCTCTTTACCGTGCGGCTCCGCATTCCCGGGGGGCGGCTCCCTATCGACCGCCTCAAGAAGATCGCCGAAGTGGCTGAGAAGTTCGGTGGCGAGTTCGTCCACCTGTCGGTTCGCCAGTCCATCGAGCTCATCAACGTCAACTTCAAGGACTTCGATGCGGTGGTTGCGGAGCTCGGGGAGGCGGATCAGAAGGTCGCATCCTGCGGCGCACGCGTCCGCGTCCCGACTGCCTGCGGCGGATGCGAATACAACCCGAACGGGCTCGTCGACACCCAGAAGTCGGCCCTCGAGGTGAACGAGAAGCTCTTTGGGATTCCCACCGCCCACCACAAGTTCAAGGTCGGCTTCGCCGGCTGCCCCTTCGACTGCCCCAAGTCCGCCACCAACGACGTCGGCTTCCAGGGGGCGATCTGGCCTGAGCTCGACCGCGACGGATGCATCAGCTGCGGGATATGCGCCAAGTCGTGCACCGACGGGGCTTTGAAAATGGGGGAGGACGGGAAGCCGGTGTTCGATGCCGAGCGCTGCACCTGGTGCGGCGACTGTGTCAAGGTATGCCCTACCGAGGCCTGGAAGGCCGCGAAATGCGGCTACACGGTGAGGATCGGCGGGAAGTGGGGGAGAAACCCCCTCATCGGGACCCTCTACGCCACGTTCCTTCCCGAGGAGAAGGCCGTCGACTTCATCGCCTCCGTCCTCGCCTGGTACAAGGAGAAGGCGGAAGGGAAGGGGCGGATCCGGATCGGCGACATCATCCTGCAGGAGGGGGCGGATTCCCTTCTGGAGCATCTGCGGCGCGAATTCCCCGATTTCGTCGTCGAGAAGACGATCCCGCCGCAGATCGTGGAAACCCAGGTAGGAACGAGGAGCTGA
- the thrC gene encoding threonine synthase, with the protein MRYISTRGLIQPVSFKDAVMMGLANDGGLLLPEQYPLIPLSMLEDWRELSYPELAFEIISRFADDIPPNDLRILIDRSYATFTTEEITPLVRKNDIYVLELFHGPTLAFKDVALQFLGNLFEYLLKERGQKMNIVGATSGDTGSAAIYGVRGKENINIFILHPHLKTSPVQALQMTTVTDPNVFNIAVRGTFDDCQNMVKAMFSDLSFKEKHALGAVNSINWARVLAQVVYYFYAWLRATDRSRNEVVFSVPTGNFGDIFAGYVAKHMGLPIKKLLLATNENNILTRFINDGDYSLADVVQTASPSMDIQVASNFERYLYYLFDQDPKRVRETFELFAKTGRMEFTNTEKDRVRKEFLSESVNEQDTIATIANFHQETGYLLDPHTAVGVKAAMDLVGPEATAICLATAHPAKFADAVQKAIGEPPPLPPSLQGIERLPSRCQVLDANIDTIRNFIEEKAL; encoded by the coding sequence ATGCGCTACATCAGCACACGAGGACTCATACAACCGGTTTCTTTCAAGGATGCGGTAATGATGGGTCTTGCCAACGATGGAGGACTTCTCCTTCCCGAGCAGTACCCCCTTATTCCCCTCTCAATGCTTGAAGACTGGCGAGAGCTCTCATACCCGGAGCTTGCCTTCGAAATCATCTCGCGGTTTGCCGACGACATCCCCCCGAATGATCTTCGAATCCTGATCGACCGCTCCTATGCCACATTTACCACAGAGGAAATAACTCCGCTGGTGAGAAAAAACGACATTTATGTGCTCGAACTCTTTCATGGCCCCACGCTCGCCTTCAAGGATGTGGCACTGCAATTCCTCGGCAACCTGTTCGAGTACCTGCTAAAGGAGCGGGGACAGAAGATGAACATAGTAGGCGCCACCTCCGGAGACACTGGAAGCGCCGCAATTTACGGGGTCCGTGGAAAAGAGAACATCAACATCTTCATTCTCCACCCACATCTGAAGACGTCGCCGGTGCAAGCGCTCCAGATGACCACCGTTACCGATCCCAACGTCTTCAACATTGCTGTTCGCGGTACTTTCGATGACTGCCAGAACATGGTGAAGGCGATGTTCAGCGACCTCAGTTTCAAGGAAAAACATGCTCTCGGGGCAGTCAATTCCATCAACTGGGCTCGGGTCCTGGCACAGGTCGTCTACTACTTCTATGCCTGGCTCCGTGCCACTGACCGCAGCAGGAACGAGGTTGTCTTCTCAGTACCGACCGGCAATTTCGGCGACATTTTCGCGGGGTACGTAGCCAAGCATATGGGGCTACCCATAAAGAAGCTCCTGCTTGCGACAAACGAAAATAATATTCTTACACGTTTCATCAACGATGGAGACTACTCGCTTGCCGATGTGGTTCAAACGGCATCCCCTTCCATGGACATCCAGGTGGCTTCCAATTTCGAACGATACCTCTACTACCTGTTCGACCAGGACCCGAAGCGGGTCCGGGAAACCTTCGAGTTGTTCGCCAAAACCGGTCGTATGGAATTCACCAACACCGAAAAGGACCGGGTCCGGAAAGAATTTCTGTCGGAATCGGTGAACGAACAGGATACTATCGCCACCATCGCCAATTTTCACCAAGAGACAGGATATCTCCTCGACCCCCACACCGCCGTAGGGGTAAAGGCCGCTATGGACCTTGTGGGTCCGGAGGCCACAGCCATCTGCCTCGCCACCGCCCACCCCGCCAAATTCGCTGATGCAGTGCAAAAGGCCATCGGGGAGCCTCCCCCCCTGCCCCCTTCCCTACAAGGTATTGAGCGACTCCCCTCCCGCTGCCAGGTGCTCGATGCAAACATCGACACAATAAGGAATTTCATAGAGGAAAAGGCCCTTTGA
- a CDS encoding O-acetylhomoserine aminocarboxypropyltransferase/cysteine synthase family protein: MSQQHNLRIETLLIHGGTEPGPAGATNVPIVQASAFAYEAAEDLEDVFRGRRAGQIYTRLNNPTTESLERRLALLEGGIAAVATASGMAAISTAVLTILRAGDELLSSSSLFGGTYSLFRDTLSNYGIVTKFIDPTDTALLEQAVSERTRLIFIETIGNPKMDVPDISAIATIAREAGVPLMVDATVTSPYLARGRDLGADIVIHSTSKFINGTGSVIGGAIVDAGTFDWNSPKFPHFEQFVKKYRQFAFSARLRKLMHKDLGACPAPMNSFLLTEGIETLALRMDRHCENALKLATFLNSHPKVKWVNYPGLADSPFHDVATRQYGGKYGGLLTFGLPGKEEAFRLINGLRIAKNLANIGDAKTLVIHPASTICCDYSADQQRLLGVSDELVRVSVGLEHSDDIIGDFADALNSL, from the coding sequence ATGTCGCAACAACATAATCTTCGGATCGAAACACTTCTCATCCATGGCGGCACAGAGCCGGGGCCGGCCGGAGCAACCAATGTGCCCATCGTCCAGGCGTCGGCATTCGCATACGAGGCCGCAGAGGATCTTGAAGACGTCTTTCGCGGCCGGAGAGCAGGTCAGATCTATACGAGGCTGAACAATCCGACGACCGAAAGCCTGGAGCGGCGTCTTGCCCTTCTGGAAGGGGGGATTGCCGCCGTTGCCACCGCTTCGGGGATGGCCGCCATCAGCACTGCCGTTCTTACCATCCTTCGCGCCGGAGACGAGCTCCTCTCCTCCTCATCCCTCTTCGGCGGGACCTATTCACTCTTCCGCGATACACTCAGCAATTACGGAATCGTCACCAAATTCATCGATCCGACCGATACCGCGCTCCTGGAGCAGGCGGTCTCGGAACGAACCAGGCTCATCTTCATCGAAACCATCGGAAATCCGAAGATGGACGTGCCCGACATTTCGGCCATCGCCACGATCGCCCGGGAGGCCGGCGTTCCCCTCATGGTTGATGCCACAGTCACTTCTCCTTACCTTGCCAGGGGGCGCGACCTCGGGGCCGACATCGTCATTCATTCAACGAGCAAGTTCATCAATGGAACCGGGAGCGTCATCGGTGGCGCCATCGTCGATGCCGGCACCTTCGACTGGAATAGTCCGAAGTTCCCCCACTTCGAGCAGTTCGTGAAGAAGTACCGGCAGTTCGCGTTCTCCGCGCGGCTCCGAAAGCTGATGCACAAGGACCTGGGCGCTTGCCCGGCTCCCATGAACTCGTTCCTCCTCACTGAAGGGATAGAGACCCTCGCACTCAGGATGGACCGGCACTGCGAAAACGCCCTCAAGCTCGCTACCTTCCTGAACTCCCATCCGAAAGTGAAATGGGTCAACTATCCCGGGCTCGCTGATTCCCCGTTCCACGACGTTGCAACACGTCAGTACGGCGGCAAATACGGCGGTCTTCTCACTTTCGGTCTTCCCGGAAAGGAAGAAGCATTCCGGCTCATCAACGGCCTGCGCATTGCGAAAAACCTTGCCAACATAGGGGATGCGAAGACCCTCGTCATCCACCCCGCGAGCACCATCTGCTGCGACTACTCGGCAGACCAGCAGAGGCTCCTCGGCGTCTCCGACGAACTTGTCCGGGTTTCCGTCGGGCTCGAACACAGCGACGATATCATCGGCGACTTCGCTGATGCTCTCAACTCTCTCTGA
- a CDS encoding phosphoadenylyl-sulfate reductase: MNVTVVPEDVTPADILRAGIEAAKGPVSLACSFSLEDVAIIDIAHEAGLKLGVFAIDTGRLNEETYEVSEALVERYRLKIDWYFPRHEDVERLEREKGLFSFRESLENRHECCHIRKVEPLSRALSGLAGWVTGMRKGQGVTRGGLAPIELDELNGGILKINPFLAWNHEEVLAYTKERNLPVNRLLTQGYCSIGCAPCTRAIKPGEDCRAGRWWWEDPENKECGLHRR, encoded by the coding sequence ATGAATGTAACTGTTGTGCCGGAAGATGTTACTCCCGCCGATATACTCCGCGCGGGGATCGAAGCCGCAAAAGGCCCGGTGTCCCTTGCCTGCTCATTCTCCCTCGAGGACGTGGCGATCATCGACATCGCCCACGAGGCGGGGCTGAAACTCGGCGTCTTCGCCATCGACACCGGCCGCCTCAACGAGGAGACCTACGAAGTGTCGGAGGCGCTCGTCGAGCGGTACCGCCTGAAGATCGACTGGTACTTCCCACGCCACGAGGATGTGGAGCGGCTCGAGCGGGAGAAGGGGCTTTTCTCCTTCCGCGAGTCGCTGGAAAACCGCCACGAGTGCTGCCACATCCGGAAGGTGGAACCGCTGTCCCGGGCGCTGTCGGGGCTGGCCGGATGGGTTACCGGGATGCGCAAAGGGCAGGGGGTAACACGGGGGGGGCTCGCGCCCATCGAGCTAGACGAGCTCAACGGCGGCATCCTCAAGATAAACCCGTTCCTCGCCTGGAACCACGAAGAGGTACTCGCATATACAAAGGAGCGGAACCTGCCGGTGAACCGGCTCCTTACACAGGGTTACTGCTCCATCGGCTGCGCCCCCTGCACCCGCGCCATCAAGCCCGGGGAGGACTGCAGGGCGGGGAGGTGGTGGTGGGAGGATCCAGAAAACAAGGAATGCGGCCTTCACCGCAGGTGA